The following coding sequences lie in one Pseudoalteromonas sp. Scap06 genomic window:
- a CDS encoding efflux RND transporter permease subunit: protein MSLIDNAVKSSLSGRIPIIIFVMSLLLGVFALNQTPREEEPQITVPMLDIYVSAPNVEAPEVARLVTQPLEKLLAQLVGVEHIYSTTQTNSTVVTLRFEVGHNREQAILDTYAKLNSYQHTMASVIKSWQIRPIEVDDVPIVMLGLYSKDPQLYGDYELTRFANEIANSLQRIEHTSEVKVISGRTRTLTINLNASALAAHQTTVNDVFYALNVSNQLTQVGNVVDNQQQIAIQAGDVLRTQSAVEQLVVNVVNGKSVYLMDIATVSDGPGETEHYQWLAQSTDQQQLPMVTLSVAKQTGTNAVAVANDVHTMMNELTNTLLPPEVSYTVLRDYGQTANEKVNNLTSSLVFAVFTVVIFVGVFLGWRPAVVVGLAVPICYGITLSLDFAFGYTINRVTLFALILSLGLLVDDPITGIDNISRFINNKGDKKQHVVGAMSEIRNALLMSTLTIMVAFIPLAFITGMMGPYMAPMAFNVPISVMVSTLVAFFVTPWLAMKLLKPNTLEQPELEPKAGLYQRLLSPLLASKVRAKWVLWITLGLFIISAMLPVMRLVPLKLLPFDNKNELQVLIDMPEGTNLESTAAFTKQIQTLTWQLNEVSEIAAYIGQPSSMDFNGMVRGYYRREAANLAELRVLLVDKSARDHQSHGVVMRLREQLAPLAKNGIVIKVVEVPPGPPVLSTLVAEVYRDPFVDKHTHRQAAQHVAARLRQEPHVVEVDTSLVAPAPLQRFITDKTKAALSAIATQNIAQTLSIASQGQQVGVLYVSGETQPVPIQLQLPYSERNQLSQLLTLQVRGDRDLAKTSNELGITSAPRPLVSLSELGEFKPLNVADTLMRKDQRDVIYVMAELNGRTPAEVIADVNADLNARNEGFEKKAWLTRHFFNNGGTAPWQLPQGTDVNFSGEGEWRITIDVFRDMGIAFAFALSAIFIILRVQTQSASLSLIIMSAIPLTVIGIMPGFWLLNQFGERTIAGAPEPVLFTATAMIGMIALAGIVVRNSLILVEFINQARAQGMAIKEALIAAGSVRMRPVLLTAGTTLLGNLVITLDPVFSGLAIAIIFGIVASTVFSLFVVPLVYYLVFTNPEEEAHAG, encoded by the coding sequence ATGAGCTTAATAGACAATGCGGTAAAAAGTAGTTTAAGTGGTCGCATTCCGATTATTATTTTTGTGATGTCTTTGTTACTTGGGGTATTTGCACTAAATCAGACACCTCGAGAAGAAGAGCCACAAATTACTGTGCCCATGCTCGATATTTATGTATCTGCACCTAACGTTGAGGCGCCTGAAGTCGCTAGGTTAGTAACTCAACCGCTCGAAAAGTTACTGGCCCAGTTGGTGGGAGTTGAGCATATTTACTCAACCACACAAACTAACAGTACAGTGGTTACGCTGCGTTTTGAAGTAGGGCACAACCGCGAACAAGCTATTTTAGATACCTACGCAAAACTAAATAGTTATCAGCATACAATGGCATCGGTGATCAAAAGTTGGCAAATTCGCCCAATAGAAGTAGATGACGTGCCTATTGTGATGTTAGGTCTCTACAGTAAAGACCCGCAACTCTATGGTGATTATGAACTAACCCGTTTTGCTAACGAAATTGCTAATAGTTTACAACGCATTGAGCATACCAGTGAAGTTAAAGTAATTTCGGGGCGTACACGTACTCTTACCATCAATTTAAATGCCAGCGCACTGGCTGCCCATCAAACCACGGTAAACGATGTTTTTTACGCATTAAATGTATCAAACCAACTCACCCAAGTGGGAAATGTGGTTGATAATCAGCAGCAAATTGCTATTCAGGCAGGTGATGTACTAAGAACACAATCAGCGGTAGAGCAATTAGTTGTTAATGTGGTTAATGGTAAAAGTGTTTACTTGATGGACATTGCAACAGTAAGCGATGGCCCTGGTGAAACTGAGCATTACCAATGGTTAGCGCAATCTACTGATCAGCAGCAGTTGCCTATGGTTACTTTAAGCGTAGCCAAGCAAACAGGGACTAATGCGGTTGCTGTTGCAAATGATGTTCATACCATGATGAATGAACTTACAAATACCTTATTACCACCAGAAGTTAGCTATACAGTACTCAGAGATTATGGCCAAACTGCGAATGAAAAAGTAAATAACCTCACATCAAGTTTAGTGTTTGCAGTGTTTACTGTGGTGATATTTGTTGGCGTGTTTTTAGGTTGGCGCCCTGCCGTAGTGGTTGGGCTGGCGGTTCCTATTTGTTATGGCATTACACTCTCATTAGATTTTGCATTTGGTTACACCATTAACCGGGTGACCTTATTTGCGCTTATTTTATCATTAGGCTTACTGGTAGACGACCCAATCACGGGTATTGATAATATTAGTCGCTTTATAAATAACAAAGGCGATAAAAAACAGCATGTTGTTGGCGCAATGAGCGAAATTCGAAATGCCTTGCTTATGTCGACACTCACTATAATGGTGGCGTTTATTCCACTGGCGTTTATTACCGGCATGATGGGGCCATACATGGCACCTATGGCGTTCAACGTGCCCATTAGTGTCATGGTATCTACTTTGGTAGCCTTTTTTGTCACCCCATGGTTGGCAATGAAATTGCTTAAACCAAACACCCTAGAACAACCTGAGCTTGAGCCTAAAGCGGGTTTATACCAACGATTACTCAGTCCATTACTTGCCTCAAAAGTGCGAGCTAAATGGGTGCTATGGATAACATTAGGATTGTTTATTATCAGTGCCATGTTACCCGTGATGCGCTTGGTACCATTAAAACTCCTGCCCTTTGATAACAAAAATGAGCTGCAAGTACTTATAGATATGCCAGAGGGTACTAATCTAGAGAGCACAGCTGCTTTTACTAAGCAAATTCAAACCCTCACGTGGCAGTTAAATGAAGTAAGTGAAATAGCCGCATATATTGGGCAGCCCTCCAGCATGGATTTTAATGGCATGGTGCGTGGTTATTATCGCCGTGAAGCTGCTAACTTAGCAGAGCTCAGAGTATTGCTGGTGGATAAATCAGCACGAGATCATCAATCGCATGGGGTGGTTATGCGGTTACGCGAACAACTTGCTCCTTTAGCAAAAAATGGCATTGTTATTAAAGTGGTTGAGGTACCACCTGGGCCACCGGTGTTGAGCACTTTAGTCGCTGAAGTGTATCGTGATCCCTTTGTTGATAAGCATACCCATAGGCAGGCTGCTCAACATGTTGCAGCACGTTTACGCCAAGAGCCTCATGTTGTTGAGGTTGACACATCTTTAGTTGCCCCAGCCCCATTACAGCGCTTTATTACGGATAAAACCAAGGCTGCGCTCAGTGCTATTGCTACCCAAAATATTGCACAAACACTCAGTATTGCTTCGCAGGGGCAACAGGTTGGAGTGTTGTACGTAAGCGGTGAAACTCAGCCAGTTCCAATACAATTACAATTGCCTTATAGCGAGCGTAATCAGCTTTCACAATTACTTACACTGCAAGTAAGAGGGGATAGGGACTTAGCTAAAACCAGTAATGAGTTAGGTATAACAAGTGCCCCCAGACCTTTAGTGTCGCTTTCAGAGCTGGGAGAGTTTAAACCATTAAACGTGGCCGACACACTAATGCGTAAAGATCAGCGTGACGTTATTTATGTGATGGCCGAACTAAATGGACGCACGCCTGCAGAGGTTATTGCGGATGTAAATGCCGATTTGAACGCACGCAATGAAGGATTTGAAAAAAAGGCGTGGTTAACACGGCACTTTTTTAATAATGGTGGAACCGCGCCATGGCAATTACCGCAAGGAACTGATGTTAACTTTAGTGGTGAAGGTGAGTGGCGTATCACTATTGATGTGTTCAGGGATATGGGCATTGCTTTTGCCTTTGCGCTCAGTGCTATATTTATTATTTTACGGGTACAAACACAGTCGGCGAGTTTATCGCTGATTATCATGTCGGCTATTCCATTAACTGTGATTGGTATTATGCCTGGGTTTTGGTTACTCAATCAATTTGGTGAACGCACCATAGCGGGGGCTCCTGAGCCGGTATTATTTACCGCGACTGCGATGATAGGCATGATTGCCTTAGCAGGTATTGTCGTTCGTAACTCACTTATTTTAGTTGAATTTATTAACCAAGCACGCGCTCAGGGGATGGCAATAAAAGAGGCACTTATTGCTGCAGGGTCAGTACGAATGCGCCCAGTATTGTTAACCGCCGGAACTACTTTATTAGGTAACTTAGTGATCACACTTGACCCAGTATTTAGCGGATTAGCCATAGCAATTATTTTTGGCATCGTGGCGTCTACCGTGTTTTCGTTATTTGTTGTACCGCTTGTTTATTATTTAGTGTTTACAAACCCAGAGGAAGAAGCACATGCAGGGTAA
- a CDS encoding efflux RND transporter periplasmic adaptor subunit, with protein MQGKSKVLGAISALVVVIVAVLYMAGSFSDKQSAGLKEIPVTQYQGEVVTVELQTISRTEYVPGSVIAKQNTQISSNVMAQVRQFKVRAGDKVSQGDLLITLKQDDFKAMLAQSEANINAVQASLNQAKKQLIRVTDLQAKGLVPVSEFDDAKAKFDNLTANLAGAKQQQTQAQVSLNYTQIKAPISGVVVERLAEPGDTATPGIPLLTLYNPKQLQLAFNVREQQAVKLKLGDRLNVSLPSLDMTTAANISEIIPVVDNAARSLLIRLEIEPQPGMIPGLYAQLHLPFKSTQGVLVDPRWIHDFGQLSMMYVISADKIERRFVRLGEQFDNQQHVITGLKAGDKIAVDY; from the coding sequence ATGCAGGGTAAATCAAAAGTTTTAGGCGCAATCAGTGCATTGGTTGTGGTTATTGTAGCTGTGCTATACATGGCCGGTAGCTTTAGTGATAAACAATCTGCAGGGTTAAAAGAGATTCCAGTTACTCAATATCAAGGTGAGGTGGTCACTGTTGAGCTGCAAACTATTTCGCGAACAGAGTATGTACCAGGGAGTGTAATTGCGAAACAAAACACCCAAATTTCGTCAAATGTAATGGCACAAGTAAGGCAATTTAAAGTGCGCGCCGGTGATAAGGTTAGTCAAGGTGACTTATTGATCACCCTAAAGCAAGATGACTTTAAAGCGATGCTGGCACAAAGTGAGGCAAATATTAATGCGGTGCAAGCCTCATTAAACCAAGCTAAAAAGCAACTTATTAGAGTAACTGACTTACAGGCAAAAGGGTTAGTACCAGTGAGTGAATTTGATGATGCTAAAGCAAAATTTGATAACTTAACTGCCAACTTAGCTGGAGCAAAACAGCAGCAAACCCAGGCACAGGTATCACTTAATTACACGCAAATTAAAGCCCCAATCTCGGGTGTAGTTGTTGAGCGTTTAGCCGAACCAGGCGATACAGCCACACCTGGTATACCGTTGTTAACGCTTTATAATCCAAAACAACTTCAACTTGCTTTTAATGTACGAGAGCAACAAGCAGTAAAGCTTAAATTAGGCGATCGTTTAAACGTGAGTTTGCCTTCGCTCGATATGACAACAGCTGCCAATATCAGTGAAATTATACCTGTTGTTGATAACGCTGCACGTAGCTTACTTATACGACTAGAAATTGAACCACAGCCTGGGATGATCCCTGGGTTATATGCACAATTGCATTTACCGTTTAAAAGCACCCAAGGTGTACTGGTAGATCCTCGTTGGATACATGATTTTGGACAGCTCAGTATGATGTATGTCATTAGCGCTGACAAAATTGAGCGTCGCTTTGTACGCTTAGGTGAGCAGTTTGATAATCAGCAACATGTTATTACGGGCCTTAAAGCTGGCGATAAAATAGCAGTGGATTATTAA
- a CDS encoding DUF2892 domain-containing protein: protein MKLNNALRLIAGIMIIVSLLLQTYHDPKWIYFTAFIAVNLIQSAFTSWCPMITLLRKLGFKE from the coding sequence ATGAAACTAAACAATGCACTCAGACTAATCGCTGGCATAATGATTATTGTGTCGCTTTTATTGCAAACTTATCACGATCCTAAGTGGATTTACTTTACAGCTTTTATCGCAGTAAATTTAATTCAATCAGCTTTTACTAGCTGGTGCCCAATGATCACTTTATTACGCAAACTTGGCTTTAAGGAATAA
- a CDS encoding DUF3224 domain-containing protein: MTTKQITGEFTVTLAPIEGYAHGQEGVNLGRMSIDKQFTGSLTATSQGEMLSAMTPTQGSAGYVAIEQVIGELEGKKGSFVLQHFGLMDKGQDSLILKVVPDSGTDELAGLTGSMKIRIEQGIHHYDFEYSL; encoded by the coding sequence ATGACAACTAAACAGATAACAGGCGAGTTTACCGTGACATTAGCGCCTATAGAAGGGTATGCACATGGGCAGGAAGGCGTTAATTTAGGTCGGATGTCGATTGATAAACAATTTACTGGTAGCTTAACGGCAACTAGCCAAGGCGAAATGCTTAGCGCCATGACTCCCACCCAAGGCAGCGCTGGTTATGTTGCAATAGAGCAAGTGATAGGCGAGCTTGAGGGCAAGAAAGGCAGTTTTGTACTGCAGCATTTTGGGCTGATGGACAAAGGCCAAGACAGCTTAATTTTAAAAGTGGTGCCCGACTCAGGCACTGATGAGCTAGCAGGACTAACTGGCAGTATGAAAATACGGATTGAGCAAGGTATTCATCATTACGATTTTGAATACAGCCTATAA
- a CDS encoding metalloregulator ArsR/SmtB family transcription factor — translation MNIDFTAMAGNVEQAEQLLKILANKNRLMILCSLQDSEMSVSQLNEAVPLAQSALSQHLAALRKANIVATRRESQTIYYRVIDENAVVLLGTLYGLFCKG, via the coding sequence ATGAATATTGACTTTACTGCCATGGCCGGCAATGTAGAACAAGCTGAGCAGCTATTAAAAATTTTAGCCAATAAAAATCGCTTAATGATTTTATGTTCTTTGCAAGACTCCGAGATGAGCGTGTCTCAGCTTAATGAAGCCGTGCCATTAGCGCAGTCTGCGTTATCACAGCATTTAGCAGCGCTGCGTAAAGCAAATATTGTAGCTACGCGCCGCGAGAGCCAAACAATTTATTATCGTGTCATTGATGAAAATGCAGTCGTTCTGCTTGGTACCTTGTATGGGTTATTTTGTAAGGGCTAA
- a CDS encoding nitroreductase family protein, with protein MQDHKSQPLTDFIEYPPEEMLERANEFLQTSQRRHSIRSFSNRQVPKEIIETCIKAAGTAPSGANHQPWHFVAINSADVKKQIREAAEKLERSFYEGRAGEEWLDALKPLGTDANKPYLEHAPWLIAVFSQKKGGVNTDDKNTNYYVHESVGLATGFLIQALHRAGLATLTHTPKPMSFLTDICGRDKDNERPYMLLIAGYPDEHATVPLHALDKKSLDEIATFI; from the coding sequence ATGCAAGATCACAAAAGCCAACCATTAACCGATTTTATAGAATACCCGCCAGAGGAAATGCTCGAGCGAGCGAATGAGTTTTTACAAACTAGCCAACGCCGCCATAGTATTCGCAGCTTTAGTAACCGCCAGGTGCCAAAAGAAATAATCGAAACCTGTATAAAAGCGGCAGGTACAGCACCTAGTGGCGCAAACCACCAGCCTTGGCATTTTGTGGCCATTAATAGCGCAGATGTTAAAAAGCAAATTCGTGAAGCAGCCGAGAAATTAGAACGCTCATTTTATGAAGGTCGCGCAGGCGAAGAATGGCTTGATGCATTAAAACCATTAGGTACCGATGCTAATAAACCCTATTTAGAGCACGCACCATGGTTGATTGCAGTGTTTAGTCAAAAAAAGGGGGGTGTAAATACGGACGATAAAAACACTAATTACTATGTACATGAATCGGTAGGGCTGGCCACTGGTTTTTTAATTCAAGCACTACACCGAGCAGGCCTTGCAACCCTGACCCACACGCCAAAACCAATGAGCTTTTTAACCGATATTTGTGGCCGTGATAAAGACAACGAGCGTCCTTATATGCTATTAATTGCAGGCTACCCCGATGAGCATGCAACGGTGCCTCTGCATGCACTTGATAAAAAATCGCTGGATGAAATAGCCACATTTATTTAA
- a CDS encoding rhodanese-like domain-containing protein codes for MLTPIPDLLKIITPNQRRIDAEQAKKELEQNKGLLIDVREPAEHATKAATGAINIPRGLLEMKLMEIEKDAARPIYLHCASGARATLSAEALTRVGYRNVTVITCDATKVLNTF; via the coding sequence ATGCTTACACCCATTCCCGATTTACTAAAAATAATTACTCCTAATCAGCGCCGTATTGATGCCGAACAAGCAAAGAAAGAACTTGAGCAAAATAAAGGCTTACTGATTGATGTGCGTGAACCCGCTGAACATGCCACCAAAGCAGCTACTGGCGCAATTAACATTCCACGCGGGTTACTTGAAATGAAACTTATGGAAATAGAAAAAGACGCAGCCCGTCCTATTTATTTACATTGCGCTAGTGGCGCGCGTGCAACATTAAGTGCTGAGGCACTGACTCGAGTAGGTTACAGAAATGTGACAGTTATCACCTGTGATGCAACGAAAGTGTTGAATACATTCTAA
- a CDS encoding LysE family translocator: MALSLWLSLALVCMMGAMSPGPSLAVVLKHSLSGGMKNGMLAALSHGFGVGLYAAASLLGLGALMLQFPTVYQFLVYLGAAYLAYLGLKILFSKPSDSELHIQQSDVSSSKALQDGFAIAFLNPKLAIFFLALFSQFIDPENLTLSIGVVMCLTVFVIDTGWYLLVALLTEVSKKRFGFTKQNIWLDRLLGAVFIALAIKVVIGL; encoded by the coding sequence ATGGCGTTATCATTATGGTTGAGCTTAGCACTGGTGTGCATGATGGGGGCAATGTCGCCTGGGCCCAGTTTAGCTGTGGTATTAAAACATAGCTTAAGCGGTGGCATGAAAAATGGCATGCTGGCAGCATTAAGCCATGGTTTTGGAGTGGGCTTATATGCCGCAGCTTCACTGTTGGGATTAGGTGCATTGATGTTGCAATTTCCTACTGTGTACCAATTTTTAGTGTATTTAGGGGCAGCCTATTTAGCGTATTTAGGTTTGAAAATACTATTTTCAAAACCCAGCGACAGCGAGCTACATATTCAGCAAAGCGACGTGAGCAGTTCTAAGGCGTTACAAGATGGCTTTGCCATTGCATTTTTAAACCCTAAGCTAGCAATTTTCTTTCTGGCATTATTTTCACAATTTATTGACCCAGAGAATCTTACTCTAAGTATTGGCGTTGTTATGTGCTTAACGGTTTTCGTGATAGATACCGGCTGGTATTTATTGGTAGCCTTACTCACTGAGGTGTCTAAAAAGCGCTTTGGTTTTACTAAACAAAATATATGGTTAGATAGGCTGTTAGGTGCGGTATTTATTGCGCTGGCAATTAAAGTGGTTATTGGATTGTAA
- a CDS encoding PH domain-containing protein, with protein MSNITLKSATFDNKVKQYWMCLAAIFSLFPVVTIILLPVVLLLVWLVASRVLAAMSADLLERKLVVKRGILFKEEKSIPLEKITDVGLSQGPLMRMFGLYRLSFETAGQSGHGALVSLLGVVDASEFREAILTQKDNLTAEQPVQAKQDEPPSQVELIRSLTYSVKNIEQMLVTLLDEKK; from the coding sequence ATGTCTAATATAACTTTAAAAAGTGCCACTTTTGATAACAAGGTAAAACAGTACTGGATGTGCTTAGCTGCAATATTTAGCCTTTTTCCAGTTGTAACTATTATACTTTTACCCGTTGTATTACTTTTAGTGTGGCTAGTCGCAAGTAGAGTATTAGCCGCTATGTCGGCCGATTTACTAGAGCGCAAGCTAGTGGTTAAACGCGGTATTTTATTTAAAGAAGAAAAATCGATTCCACTAGAAAAAATCACTGATGTCGGGTTGAGTCAGGGGCCGCTAATGCGCATGTTTGGCTTATACCGTTTAAGTTTTGAAACAGCAGGACAGTCGGGACATGGTGCGTTGGTATCGTTACTTGGGGTAGTTGATGCCAGTGAATTTCGTGAAGCCATTTTAACGCAAAAAGATAACCTCACTGCAGAACAACCCGTTCAAGCAAAACAAGACGAGCCACCAAGCCAAGTCGAACTGATTCGCTCATTGACCTACAGTGTAAAAAATATCGAGCAAATGTTAGTTACTTTATTGGATGAGAAAAAGTAA
- a CDS encoding TorF family putative porin: MLKLQKTILISALALTGMTSTTACAEVTANAAATSNYLWRGQEQTGGDAAVSGGIDYANESGFYAGTWASNASWADEMTYELDLYAGFGGAINESVSYDVGYIYYAYPDAASGADADFSEVYGSISVQGFTFGAAVLATSAANGDGTDFGDSLYLNADYSFAVGSDGTEMALHIGHYSGDFIGDDNIIDYGVSVSKDGFTFGLSDNDMDGSDVKAYVAYAVDFNL, encoded by the coding sequence ATGCTAAAACTACAAAAAACAATATTGATCAGTGCATTGGCATTAACAGGAATGACATCAACTACTGCATGTGCTGAAGTAACAGCAAATGCAGCAGCCACTTCTAACTACTTATGGCGCGGACAAGAGCAAACTGGGGGCGATGCAGCTGTATCTGGCGGTATTGATTACGCTAATGAATCTGGCTTTTATGCGGGTACTTGGGCGTCAAATGCGTCTTGGGCCGATGAAATGACCTACGAGCTAGACTTATACGCAGGTTTTGGCGGCGCAATTAATGAAAGCGTGAGTTATGACGTAGGTTATATTTATTACGCATACCCAGATGCGGCATCAGGTGCCGATGCAGATTTTTCTGAAGTTTACGGTAGCATTAGTGTGCAAGGTTTTACATTTGGCGCAGCCGTACTTGCAACTTCTGCTGCCAATGGTGACGGTACTGATTTTGGTGATTCATTGTATCTAAATGCCGATTACAGCTTCGCTGTTGGTAGCGATGGCACAGAAATGGCGCTACACATAGGGCATTACTCAGGCGATTTCATCGGTGATGACAATATTATTGATTATGGTGTATCTGTGTCTAAAGATGGTTTTACTTTTGGTCTATCAGATAACGACATGGACGGCTCTGATGTAAAAGCCTATGTAGCCTACGCTGTAGACTTTAACCTATAA
- a CDS encoding alkaline phosphatase — MTLTRRTFLKASAAGFGVAVLSLGLTGCRFDDEDDNFIDVSFNHGVASGDPLADSLILWTRVTPKDPATSRIKVQWQAATDENFTSISHDGEAYISAATDFTLKIDLQGLDPNTTYYYRFKSNGKTSPIGSGKTLPTGNIDQVKLAVVSCANYPAGFFHVYGEIAKQPDLDAVLHLGDYIYEYGNNGYATEDATSLGRLLPEDNSNEIISLTDYRKRYAHYRTDSNLQAAHSNCAFITVWDDHEVTNDTWREGAENHNDGEGEFSARKLHALQAYFEWMPIRNVADKERIYRRFEFGNLMSLYMLDTRVLARDEQLNYADFDLTSAQGQSDFVSAVSSPTRALLGSEQLTWLTDGMTTSNSKWQVLGQQVLMTKMHLPFEVLQLLVSLQVSQANGADTGALLAQASALFAELAQIKGRILAGDPTVTDAERARVDTTAPYNLDAWDGYAYEREVLLGTAIAAQKNLVVLAGDTHNGWAGQLKTDASNPIAASQNAGVEFATSSVSSPGLEKYLALNTQGPEVTVQMEQVLALLVNDLAYSNLAERGYLTVTFTQEQASAKWNYVSSIKTTSYEMQTERSKELRMLAGQPEIQG; from the coding sequence ATGACGCTTACACGAAGAACTTTTTTAAAAGCCTCGGCAGCAGGATTTGGGGTCGCAGTCTTATCGTTAGGGTTAACGGGTTGTCGGTTTGATGATGAAGATGATAATTTTATTGACGTTAGCTTTAACCATGGCGTCGCTAGTGGCGATCCACTAGCAGATAGCTTAATTTTATGGACTCGCGTTACACCAAAAGATCCAGCAACCAGCCGTATTAAAGTGCAATGGCAGGCTGCGACAGATGAAAATTTCACCTCTATTAGTCACGATGGTGAAGCCTATATAAGTGCAGCCACAGACTTTACTCTCAAAATTGACTTACAAGGCCTTGATCCCAACACAACGTATTACTACCGCTTTAAATCAAATGGTAAAACCTCTCCTATTGGCTCAGGTAAAACATTACCAACAGGCAATATTGATCAAGTAAAGCTGGCAGTTGTGTCGTGCGCTAATTACCCTGCTGGCTTTTTTCATGTTTATGGTGAAATAGCAAAGCAACCTGACTTAGATGCGGTACTCCATTTAGGCGATTACATATACGAATATGGAAATAATGGCTACGCTACTGAAGACGCAACTAGCTTAGGTCGCTTACTACCTGAAGATAACAGCAATGAAATTATTAGCTTAACTGACTATCGTAAACGCTATGCCCACTACCGCACCGATAGCAATTTACAAGCAGCTCACAGCAATTGCGCCTTTATAACAGTATGGGACGACCATGAGGTTACTAATGATACTTGGCGTGAAGGTGCAGAAAACCATAATGACGGTGAAGGTGAATTTAGCGCGCGTAAACTACATGCCCTACAAGCCTACTTTGAATGGATGCCTATACGTAATGTAGCCGATAAAGAACGTATTTATCGCCGTTTTGAATTTGGTAATTTAATGTCGCTATACATGCTAGATACCCGTGTGCTCGCTCGTGATGAACAACTCAACTATGCTGATTTTGATTTAACTAGCGCACAAGGGCAAAGCGATTTTGTTAGTGCTGTTAGTTCGCCCACACGCGCATTACTGGGTAGTGAACAACTAACCTGGCTCACCGATGGTATGACAACCTCAAACTCAAAATGGCAAGTACTTGGCCAACAAGTGTTAATGACCAAGATGCACCTGCCGTTTGAAGTACTACAGCTTTTAGTGAGCCTACAAGTAAGCCAAGCAAATGGTGCTGACACTGGCGCCCTGCTTGCTCAAGCATCAGCATTATTTGCTGAGCTGGCACAAATTAAAGGCCGTATTCTAGCTGGTGATCCAACAGTAACTGATGCAGAGCGTGCGCGTGTTGATACCACCGCACCTTACAATTTAGATGCCTGGGACGGCTACGCCTATGAGCGTGAGGTACTGCTTGGTACAGCTATTGCTGCACAAAAAAACTTAGTGGTGTTAGCCGGCGATACTCACAATGGTTGGGCTGGGCAATTAAAAACTGATGCGAGCAATCCAATAGCCGCATCACAAAATGCGGGAGTTGAGTTTGCCACCTCTTCAGTGTCTTCGCCAGGTCTTGAAAAATACTTAGCACTAAATACACAGGGCCCTGAAGTTACAGTTCAAATGGAGCAAGTTCTTGCTTTACTTGTAAACGACTTGGCTTATAGCAATTTGGCTGAGCGAGGTTATCTAACAGTTACCTTCACTCAAGAACAAGCAAGCGCTAAGTGGAATTATGTAAGCAGCATAAAAACAACCTCTTACGAAATGCAAACCGAGCGCAGCAAAGAATTACGTATGCTAGCAGGTCAGCCTGAAATACAAGGGTAA